In the genome of Pan troglodytes isolate AG18354 chromosome 15, NHGRI_mPanTro3-v2.0_pri, whole genome shotgun sequence, one region contains:
- the DEGS2 gene encoding sphingolipid delta(4)-desaturase/C4-monooxygenase DES2 isoform X2: MRPDPRLKWAVLVLVLVQMLACWLVRGLAWRWLLFWAYAFGGCVNHSLTLAIHDISHNAAFGTGCAARNRWLAVFANLPVGVPYAASFKKYHVDHHRYLGGDGLDVDVPTRLEGWFFCTPARKLLWLVLQPFFYSLRPLCVHPKAVTRMEVLNTLVQLAADLAIFALWGLKPVVYLLASSFLGLGLHPISGHFVAEHYMFLKGHETYSYYGPLNWITFNVGYHVEHHDFPSIPGYNLPLVRKIAPEYYDHLPQHHSWVKVLWDFVFEDSLGPYARVKRVYRLAKDGL; this comes from the exons ATGCGGCCAGACCCGCGCCTCAAGTGGGCggtgctggtgctggtgctggtgcaGATGCTGGCCTGCTGGCTGGTGCGCGGGCTGGCCTGGCGCTGGCTGCTGTTCTGGGCCTACGCCTTTGGTGGCTGCGTGAACCACTCGCTGACGCTGGCCATCCACGACATCTCACACAACGCGGCCTTCGGCACGGGCTGTGCGGCGCGCAACCGCTGGCTGGCCGTGTTCGCCAACCTGCCCGTGGGTGTGCCCTACGCCGCCTCCTTCAAGAAGTACCACGTGGACCACCACCGCTACCTGGGCGGCGACGGGCTGGACGTGGACGTGCCCACGCGTCTGGAGGGTTGGTTCTTCTGCACGCCCGCCCGCAAGCTGCTCTGGCTGGTGCTGCAGCCCTTCTTCTACTCGCTGCGGCCGCTCTGCGTCCACCCCAAGGCCGTGACCCGCATGGAGGTGCTCAACACGCTGGTGCAGCTGGCGGCCGACCTGGCCATCTTTGCCCTCTGGGGGCTCAAGCCCGTGGTCTACCTGCTGGCCAGCTCcttcctgggcctgggcctgcacCCCATCTCGGGCCACTTCGTGGCCGAGCACTACATGTTCCTCAAGGGCCACGAGACCTACTCCTACTATGGGCCTCTCAACTGGATCACCTTCAATGTGGGCTACCACGTGGAGCACCACGACTTCCCCAGCATCCCGGGCTACAACCTGCCGCTG GTGCGGAAGATCGCGCCCGAGTACTACGACCACCTGCCGCAGCACCACTCCTGGGTGAAGGTGCTCTGGGATTTTGTGTTTGAGGACTCCCTGGGGCCCTATGCCAGGGTGAAGCGGGTGTACAGGCTGGCAAAAGATGGTCTGTGA
- the DEGS2 gene encoding sphingolipid delta(4)-desaturase/C4-monooxygenase DES2 isoform X1 → MGNSASRNDFEWVYTDQPHTQRRKEILAKYPAIKALMRPDPRLKWAVLVLVLVQMLACWLVRGLAWRWLLFWAYAFGGCVNHSLTLAIHDISHNAAFGTGCAARNRWLAVFANLPVGVPYAASFKKYHVDHHRYLGGDGLDVDVPTRLEGWFFCTPARKLLWLVLQPFFYSLRPLCVHPKAVTRMEVLNTLVQLAADLAIFALWGLKPVVYLLASSFLGLGLHPISGHFVAEHYMFLKGHETYSYYGPLNWITFNVGYHVEHHDFPSIPGYNLPLVRKIAPEYYDHLPQHHSWVKVLWDFVFEDSLGPYARVKRVYRLAKDGL, encoded by the exons CCAAGTACCCGGCCATCAAGGCCCTGATGCGGCCAGACCCGCGCCTCAAGTGGGCggtgctggtgctggtgctggtgcaGATGCTGGCCTGCTGGCTGGTGCGCGGGCTGGCCTGGCGCTGGCTGCTGTTCTGGGCCTACGCCTTTGGTGGCTGCGTGAACCACTCGCTGACGCTGGCCATCCACGACATCTCACACAACGCGGCCTTCGGCACGGGCTGTGCGGCGCGCAACCGCTGGCTGGCCGTGTTCGCCAACCTGCCCGTGGGTGTGCCCTACGCCGCCTCCTTCAAGAAGTACCACGTGGACCACCACCGCTACCTGGGCGGCGACGGGCTGGACGTGGACGTGCCCACGCGTCTGGAGGGTTGGTTCTTCTGCACGCCCGCCCGCAAGCTGCTCTGGCTGGTGCTGCAGCCCTTCTTCTACTCGCTGCGGCCGCTCTGCGTCCACCCCAAGGCCGTGACCCGCATGGAGGTGCTCAACACGCTGGTGCAGCTGGCGGCCGACCTGGCCATCTTTGCCCTCTGGGGGCTCAAGCCCGTGGTCTACCTGCTGGCCAGCTCcttcctgggcctgggcctgcacCCCATCTCGGGCCACTTCGTGGCCGAGCACTACATGTTCCTCAAGGGCCACGAGACCTACTCCTACTATGGGCCTCTCAACTGGATCACCTTCAATGTGGGCTACCACGTGGAGCACCACGACTTCCCCAGCATCCCGGGCTACAACCTGCCGCTG GTGCGGAAGATCGCGCCCGAGTACTACGACCACCTGCCGCAGCACCACTCCTGGGTGAAGGTGCTCTGGGATTTTGTGTTTGAGGACTCCCTGGGGCCCTATGCCAGGGTGAAGCGGGTGTACAGGCTGGCAAAAGATGGTCTGTGA